From Flavipsychrobacter sp., a single genomic window includes:
- a CDS encoding DUF6538 domain-containing protein, with protein MLRLIKIRGYYYYNRRVPEEMREFDPRENIRVSLKTDSKAIAAKRAVVLNDQIEAYWQELVKGQVRHDNIRFTKTVRIARQLGFSYEPMSVVANLPIVELVERILALKDASLPQIEAVLGAKPQPVLTVKEALKKYWELSKDKILNKPLDKVRKWENPRKRAIANFVKASGNKELVTITREDMLAFRDWWLKRIDKENMNPTTANKDFIHLKVIFETVSDNLKLGLDITHLFKKIKIKTRHKQTRLPLTTEQIRTILQSPKLELLNDQAKWFLFVAAETGARPSELTGLLPTDINLKHDIPHISIKDRKERELKTPHSEREIPLFGNAVKAFEHLPNGFTRYRDKTDSLTALLNKFLRHHGLLPSENHSLYSLRHSFQDRLLAANAPDRVQAELMGHKFHRPKYGDGATLNQKKEWILKAACHYSS; from the coding sequence ATGTTGAGGTTGATTAAAATACGCGGCTACTACTATTACAATCGCCGTGTTCCGGAGGAAATGCGTGAGTTTGACCCACGAGAGAATATCAGGGTATCTCTTAAAACAGACAGTAAGGCTATTGCAGCGAAACGTGCAGTAGTCTTAAACGATCAGATTGAAGCCTATTGGCAAGAACTGGTTAAGGGTCAAGTTCGTCATGATAATATTCGCTTCACTAAGACCGTCAGGATAGCACGTCAGTTAGGCTTTTCATACGAACCTATGTCGGTAGTAGCTAACCTGCCAATAGTTGAGCTTGTTGAGCGAATTTTGGCTCTGAAAGATGCTTCGCTGCCACAAATAGAAGCTGTACTAGGTGCGAAGCCCCAGCCAGTGTTAACTGTTAAGGAGGCACTTAAGAAGTATTGGGAACTGTCAAAAGATAAAATACTTAATAAGCCTTTAGATAAAGTGAGAAAATGGGAAAATCCTCGTAAAAGGGCTATAGCCAACTTTGTCAAAGCAAGTGGCAATAAAGAGCTTGTAACGATTACACGTGAAGATATGCTTGCTTTCAGAGACTGGTGGCTTAAACGGATTGATAAAGAGAATATGAATCCGACTACAGCAAATAAAGACTTTATTCACCTGAAGGTGATTTTTGAAACCGTATCTGACAACCTGAAATTAGGGTTAGATATCACTCACCTGTTTAAAAAAATTAAAATTAAGACAAGGCACAAACAAACGCGGCTTCCATTAACTACTGAGCAAATCCGTACAATACTGCAAAGTCCTAAACTTGAATTGCTAAATGACCAAGCCAAATGGTTCTTGTTCGTTGCGGCTGAAACAGGCGCTAGACCATCAGAGTTAACAGGTTTGTTGCCAACTGATATTAATCTCAAACACGACATTCCTCATATCAGTATCAAGGACAGAAAGGAACGTGAACTAAAAACACCTCACAGTGAGCGTGAAATTCCGCTATTCGGTAATGCTGTAAAAGCTTTTGAACATCTACCTAATGGGTTCACCAGATATAGAGATAAAACAGACAGCCTTACCGCTCTATTGAACAAATTTCTTCGTCATCATGGTTTATTGCCATCAGAAAACCATTCACTGTATTCTTTACGTCATAGCTTTCAGGACAGGCTATTAGCTGCCAATGCACCGGATCGTGTCCAGGCAGAATTAATGGGTCATAAGTTTCACCGTCCTAAATATGGTGACGGTGCGACTTTAAATCAAAAAAAGGAGTGGATATTGAAGGCAGCTTGTCACTATTCTTCATAA
- a CDS encoding S8 family peptidase, giving the protein MPPFKREHIVLNSQPETLRYTSPNTGRSKVIPREIGDRVAHGNQVRDELNQSVQAFQREGDEDVIYIVIKSPIDFLIDIDKFDKGSFRLASYKKIPSIVEENNTTNYYEATVCLNRHAVSLFLTKIEKYLTEETPTGNPKNNSLIANIEQIRAATLESFWQEPELPFPQHDDNVWWEVWLAKSGSANDINVNAQVATSLVERNIQVAERVLEFPEHSVYLVRGTVQQLANTVLYSDRLAEIRKPRDLTDFFTNLEYGEQTDWLDDLIARTDVRSANNEVVVCLLDTGVNRSHPLLVNLIPEHHLDSVNPAWGTADNRTPDGHGTPMAGIALYGDLSEIMGSDNRIEILHHLESIKLINDNAPHAPDLYGAVTQEAIARGLVINPNFKRVVCMAVTSADIVHRGRPTSWSSAIDQTLFGTIEQRNDKTLLMVSSGNLPLEERVNYPIGNVDFTIEDPAQSYNAITVGSYTLKDVIDEGAFPGSEVLARRGAMSPCNTTSIGWLHEWCKKPDIVMEGGNAAIQNGDAIYPDSLMLLSISRKRFGHSSPLTTFRDTSASTALASKFAAELYTAYPNLRPETIRALMVHSAEWTPEMLNNRNISQLNSLEKERLLAHVGYGVPNFERAKYSANNSLSMIVERTIKPFRLEGSLVKTDEFHLFDLPWPTDVLQDLLGTVVKFKITLSYFIEPNPGNRQYELSASYKSHGLRFKMINPLETVENFRGRISRAERAANYANEGGEQWILGTQLRDKGCIHKDIWEGTAADLATRNKIAVYPIGGWWKTRRNLTRYDNQVHYSLVMTIDTPSVDTDIYTPVQVQIPIEV; this is encoded by the coding sequence ATGCCACCATTTAAACGCGAACATATTGTATTAAATAGCCAACCTGAGACATTAAGATATACAAGTCCCAATACGGGTAGATCTAAAGTTATCCCTCGTGAAATTGGTGACCGTGTAGCACATGGCAACCAAGTTCGGGATGAACTTAATCAATCAGTACAAGCATTTCAGCGAGAAGGGGATGAGGATGTTATATATATTGTTATTAAATCACCGATTGATTTTCTCATTGATATTGATAAGTTTGACAAAGGCAGCTTCCGACTTGCATCATATAAAAAAATACCTTCTATAGTAGAGGAAAATAATACAACAAACTATTATGAAGCTACAGTCTGTTTGAACCGCCATGCAGTATCACTATTTTTAACCAAAATAGAAAAGTACCTGACAGAGGAAACGCCAACAGGAAATCCGAAAAACAACTCTTTAATAGCTAATATTGAACAGATAAGAGCCGCGACATTAGAGAGCTTTTGGCAGGAACCAGAACTTCCATTTCCTCAACATGATGACAACGTTTGGTGGGAAGTTTGGCTAGCCAAGAGTGGCAGTGCAAACGACATAAATGTAAATGCCCAAGTGGCTACTTCATTAGTCGAAAGAAATATCCAAGTTGCTGAACGTGTACTCGAGTTTCCTGAGCACTCGGTTTATTTAGTAAGGGGGACGGTGCAGCAGTTAGCTAACACCGTTTTGTATTCCGATAGACTTGCTGAAATCAGAAAGCCGAGGGATTTAACAGACTTCTTTACTAACCTTGAATATGGTGAACAAACTGACTGGCTTGACGATCTCATTGCACGAACGGACGTTCGTTCGGCAAATAATGAGGTAGTGGTTTGTCTTTTAGATACAGGGGTAAATAGAAGTCACCCTCTTTTGGTAAATCTTATCCCTGAACATCACTTAGATAGTGTAAATCCAGCTTGGGGTACTGCGGATAACCGTACGCCTGACGGTCATGGAACACCTATGGCAGGCATTGCATTATATGGCGACCTTTCTGAAATAATGGGTTCCGATAATCGAATTGAAATCTTACATCATCTAGAAAGTATAAAATTAATTAACGACAACGCCCCACATGCCCCAGATTTATACGGCGCGGTAACTCAAGAGGCAATTGCTCGAGGGCTTGTAATAAATCCAAACTTCAAGAGAGTTGTGTGCATGGCTGTAACCAGTGCTGATATCGTGCATCGAGGCCGACCGACCTCGTGGTCATCTGCTATTGATCAAACTCTTTTTGGCACTATTGAGCAAAGAAACGACAAGACATTATTGATGGTATCATCAGGTAATTTACCGCTTGAAGAAAGAGTAAACTACCCTATTGGAAATGTAGATTTTACGATTGAAGATCCAGCACAGTCCTACAACGCAATTACTGTTGGTTCTTATACTCTGAAGGACGTTATTGATGAGGGCGCGTTCCCAGGTTCTGAAGTTCTAGCGCGTAGAGGCGCAATGTCGCCTTGTAATACCACTTCTATCGGTTGGCTACATGAATGGTGCAAGAAGCCTGATATTGTCATGGAAGGAGGGAATGCTGCCATTCAAAACGGTGATGCCATTTACCCGGATTCATTAATGCTTCTTAGTATTTCAAGGAAACGTTTTGGCCACAGTAGCCCTTTGACAACTTTTAGGGATACAAGTGCATCAACTGCTTTAGCATCAAAATTTGCTGCGGAGCTCTATACCGCTTATCCAAACTTACGGCCTGAAACTATTCGTGCATTAATGGTGCATTCTGCAGAGTGGACTCCAGAAATGCTGAATAACAGAAATATTAGCCAGTTAAATAGCCTCGAGAAAGAACGTTTGCTAGCGCACGTTGGGTACGGCGTTCCAAACTTTGAACGTGCAAAATATAGCGCCAATAATTCCCTTTCTATGATTGTAGAACGTACAATTAAACCGTTTCGTCTTGAAGGGTCGTTAGTCAAGACTGATGAGTTTCACCTGTTTGACTTACCTTGGCCAACGGATGTTCTACAAGACCTGTTAGGCACAGTCGTAAAATTTAAAATAACACTTTCTTATTTCATTGAACCTAACCCTGGCAACAGACAATACGAACTATCAGCGAGTTATAAATCTCATGGACTTCGGTTTAAAATGATAAATCCACTGGAAACTGTCGAAAACTTTAGAGGTAGAATTAGCCGTGCTGAAAGAGCTGCAAATTACGCAAATGAAGGTGGCGAACAATGGATTTTGGGAACACAGCTTCGAGATAAAGGTTGCATACATAAAGATATATGGGAAGGTACAGCAGCGGATCTGGCTACGCGCAATAAAATAGCGGTATATCCTATTGGAGGCTGGTGGAAAACTCGACGAAACCTTACTCGGTACGATAATCAAGTTCATTATAGCCTTGTTATGACGATTGACACACCGTCAGTCGATACCGATATTTATACACCAGTTCAAGTCCAAATCCCGATAGAAGTTTAA
- a CDS encoding TIR domain-containing protein, with protein sequence MNFGKYLDKILTYLVENPELNNINAYTIQKKILDNRVSLVEANNLLQLLQESSYVTTNSNRFIGVSQDTENFLQSGGFQKLFPEHSEIIAMSSNSDIKIFLSYCWKQEKEAQEVHKDLSQIGVTIKKDDHVLRYKDSIHDYMSSIRTDDFALVLISEDFLKSRNCMNEMIHISKEQNAWVKILPVIVDGTVLYRPKDRLAYIKYWEDELKDLQEQITNLPPYKSLSLHEEIKVVAEISMMIDTFLSTLVKEKNVYLSDLKESGYKELHEKIGVENLSYAFNLLEISFMNDAEERELALSEYSNKFPINGFYWGIMAATAKMSKRFRLAKEYYIRSIELSPDNIASLNNLGMLYLEYFKDFTAARDCFQKVLNIDEKHTISRLNLGVVYTELGERGKAFLEYSFILTYDPKNAQAHCNIGNYYRMDNINHEKAEEHYKLALDSDPTLPETYLNYGNFLKNSGKLEEGNELYKRLLKLDIRDDVREAVQTLLKSNKG encoded by the coding sequence ATGAACTTTGGAAAATATCTTGATAAAATCCTGACCTATCTTGTTGAAAATCCTGAATTAAACAACATCAATGCATACACTATCCAGAAAAAAATTCTGGATAACAGAGTCTCATTAGTAGAGGCAAACAATCTTTTACAATTACTACAGGAGTCCAGCTATGTAACCACGAACAGTAATAGATTTATAGGAGTGTCACAAGACACGGAGAATTTTTTACAAAGTGGTGGGTTTCAGAAACTTTTTCCTGAACATTCTGAAATAATAGCAATGTCGAGCAACTCCGATATAAAAATATTCCTTTCATATTGCTGGAAGCAAGAAAAAGAAGCACAGGAAGTCCATAAGGACTTGTCTCAAATAGGTGTAACTATTAAAAAGGATGATCATGTATTACGCTATAAGGATAGTATACATGACTATATGAGTTCAATACGGACTGACGACTTTGCATTGGTGTTAATCAGTGAAGATTTTCTTAAGTCAAGGAATTGCATGAATGAAATGATTCATATTTCTAAGGAACAAAATGCATGGGTAAAAATATTACCGGTTATAGTAGATGGTACCGTTCTATATCGACCAAAGGATAGACTAGCATACATTAAATATTGGGAGGATGAGCTTAAAGATTTGCAGGAACAAATAACAAACCTTCCCCCTTACAAAAGTTTGTCACTACACGAAGAAATTAAGGTAGTTGCCGAAATATCAATGATGATAGACACGTTTCTCTCTACGTTGGTGAAAGAGAAAAATGTGTACCTAAGCGATTTAAAAGAAAGTGGTTATAAAGAACTTCATGAAAAGATTGGAGTTGAAAACTTATCGTATGCATTCAATCTGCTGGAGATTTCTTTCATGAACGATGCAGAAGAAAGGGAGCTGGCGTTGTCAGAATATTCTAATAAGTTTCCGATCAACGGTTTTTACTGGGGTATCATGGCAGCGACAGCTAAGATGTCTAAACGCTTTAGGCTTGCAAAGGAATATTATATTAGATCAATCGAACTTTCTCCAGATAATATTGCATCACTTAATAATCTCGGGATGCTATATCTTGAATATTTCAAAGATTTTACTGCTGCACGAGATTGTTTTCAGAAGGTGCTTAATATTGATGAGAAGCACACAATCAGCAGACTAAATCTAGGAGTTGTTTACACTGAACTTGGAGAACGGGGAAAAGCATTCCTAGAATACTCATTCATTCTTACATATGACCCTAAAAATGCTCAAGCGCATTGTAACATCGGTAATTATTATCGAATGGATAACATAAATCACGAAAAAGCTGAAGAGCATTATAAACTTGCTCTGGACTCCGACCCGACCCTTCCTGAAACCTATCTTAACTATGGCAATTTCCTAAAAAATAGTGGTAAACTAGAGGAGGGAAACGAATTATACAAGCGCCTCCTCAAATTGGATATTCGAGATGATGTTCGGGAAGCTGTTCAAACATTACTAAAAAGCAATAAAGGGTGA
- a CDS encoding zincin-like metallopeptidase domain-containing protein, translated as MKHISESVPTVIDNAKTDVHQRVTNTIIKYLENGVTPWIKPWKSGNDTFKLPKNLVSDKSYNGINTLLLWGAAHEHEYTSNVWGSFKQWKSKNEQIKKGERGTTVLYYDFIEKEDDNGEVVKVPFIKTYVVFNKCQLASYEPDEVIIEEQPPLVQRIDQAENFVANTKAVIKHKGTKACYKLSSDEIYMPKKSLFFDTEHSTATENYYSTLGHELIHWSGHESRINREFGKRFGDKAYAAEELVAEFGASFLCAELNISREPRKDHADYIGHWMQALKSNKYLLANAANTASRSVAYLKSLQPTS; from the coding sequence ATGAAACACATCTCTGAATCCGTTCCAACCGTTATTGACAATGCAAAAACCGATGTTCACCAAAGAGTGACAAATACTATTATTAAATATCTTGAGAATGGTGTTACTCCTTGGATTAAACCTTGGAAGTCGGGTAACGACACCTTCAAATTGCCCAAAAATCTTGTAAGTGATAAGTCTTACAACGGAATTAATACCCTGTTACTTTGGGGAGCTGCACATGAGCATGAATACACCTCCAATGTCTGGGGTAGCTTTAAACAATGGAAGTCTAAAAATGAGCAAATAAAAAAGGGTGAGCGCGGTACAACTGTTTTGTACTATGACTTCATCGAAAAAGAGGATGATAATGGTGAAGTTGTCAAAGTGCCTTTCATCAAGACTTATGTGGTTTTCAATAAATGTCAGTTGGCAAGTTATGAGCCTGATGAAGTAATTATTGAAGAACAACCGCCACTTGTTCAAAGAATTGACCAAGCTGAAAATTTTGTAGCTAATACCAAAGCCGTTATTAAACACAAGGGAACGAAGGCATGTTACAAGTTATCGTCAGATGAAATTTACATGCCAAAGAAATCCTTGTTTTTTGACACAGAACATAGCACTGCAACAGAGAACTATTATAGTACTCTTGGTCATGAATTAATTCATTGGTCAGGACATGAGAGCCGAATTAACCGTGAATTCGGTAAACGCTTTGGGGACAAAGCCTATGCCGCCGAAGAACTCGTGGCAGAATTTGGAGCAAGCTTCTTATGTGCGGAACTTAATATCAGTCGTGAGCCAAGAAAGGATCACGCCGATTATATAGGTCACTGGATGCAGGCATTGAAAAGCAATAAATATCTTTTAGCGAATGCTGCAAATACTGCATCTCGTTCAGTTGCATATCTCAAATCTCTGCAACCAACATCATAA
- a CDS encoding TraM recognition domain-containing protein: MKYLLHGFGGLILTVKPDEKDTWLDYAKTTGREKDVIVIEPGQNKYVFNFLEYESKLRNGVSYTDNIHEVLRTVIRAAEEKAGGRSDDAFWEQSLDLFMNNVITLCLLAYDKATIQLLFDIAQSAPKRPLTPNVNEYDINEPTAYQKAVTIVKDRMKKAISEWNCQHDAAYIQSLPEDVYESLLEESIHGYRDLKMLNNFFMESFYSIGEKTRAIIEFCLTSFLQRILRDPIYSLLARYSSTVTPEDCLNGKVIILNLPVKQYHKAGQDAQILFKYIWQRAMEQRNVKIYDRPVFLWADEAQHFLHEHDAEFQATARSSRVATVYLTQNLPNFFANMGGEKSTYKVKAFLGTLSTKIFHANSDAETNAYASELIGEAYQHDHSRNVNLGQQFSVSKGTSVKLESMVRKETFSRLKTGGPLNDFICEAYVVIQGKTFSNGFNYRKVGFHQNIHPYTDINS; encoded by the coding sequence ATGAAGTACCTACTTCACGGATTTGGAGGGCTTATTCTAACAGTTAAGCCTGACGAAAAAGACACATGGCTTGATTACGCTAAAACAACTGGAAGAGAGAAAGACGTTATCGTTATTGAGCCAGGGCAAAACAAATATGTGTTCAATTTTCTTGAATACGAAAGCAAGCTCAGGAATGGAGTATCCTACACTGATAATATCCATGAAGTGTTGAGGACTGTAATTCGTGCTGCCGAGGAAAAAGCAGGTGGACGGAGCGATGATGCTTTTTGGGAACAATCCTTAGACCTATTTATGAACAATGTGATTACACTTTGTTTGCTTGCATACGACAAGGCGACTATTCAACTATTATTTGATATAGCGCAGTCTGCCCCTAAACGACCTCTCACACCTAATGTGAATGAATACGATATAAATGAACCGACTGCGTATCAAAAAGCTGTAACCATTGTAAAGGACAGGATGAAGAAAGCAATTAGTGAATGGAACTGTCAACATGATGCAGCATATATTCAGTCATTGCCTGAGGATGTCTACGAAAGTTTGCTAGAAGAGTCCATACATGGATACCGCGACCTTAAAATGCTCAATAATTTTTTTATGGAGAGCTTTTATAGCATAGGAGAAAAAACAAGAGCTATTATAGAGTTCTGTCTCACCTCATTTTTACAACGCATATTACGTGATCCTATATACTCATTACTTGCCAGGTATAGTTCTACTGTCACACCGGAAGATTGTCTAAACGGCAAGGTAATTATTCTCAACCTTCCAGTAAAGCAATATCACAAAGCGGGGCAAGATGCGCAAATATTGTTCAAATACATATGGCAAAGGGCAATGGAGCAACGTAATGTAAAAATATACGACCGACCCGTATTTCTTTGGGCAGATGAAGCGCAGCATTTCTTGCATGAACATGATGCAGAATTTCAGGCTACAGCCAGAAGCTCCAGAGTTGCTACTGTCTATCTCACCCAAAATTTGCCAAACTTTTTCGCAAATATGGGTGGCGAAAAGTCAACTTACAAAGTCAAAGCATTTTTAGGAACCCTTTCAACTAAGATATTCCATGCCAATTCGGATGCAGAAACTAACGCTTATGCCAGTGAACTTATTGGTGAAGCCTACCAGCATGACCATTCCCGAAATGTCAATTTAGGACAACAATTCAGTGTAAGCAAAGGCACATCGGTCAAGCTGGAATCTATGGTACGAAAAGAAACTTTTTCAAGACTGAAAACCGGAGGGCCACTCAATGATTTCATCTGTGAAGCTTATGTGGTTATTCAGGGCAAAACATTCAGCAATGGTTTTAACTACCGGAAGGTAGGTTTTCATCAAAATATACATCCATATACAGACATTAATTCTTAA
- a CDS encoding helix-turn-helix domain-containing protein, translated as MNIPNHDPLFNRKEAARYINYSYGTLAVWDSTKRYDLKPIKIGRSVRYRRSCLDAFLEERRLNAF; from the coding sequence ATGAATATCCCAAACCACGACCCATTATTTAACCGAAAAGAAGCGGCTCGATATATTAACTATTCTTACGGCACGTTAGCCGTATGGGATAGTACAAAGCGATACGACCTTAAGCCAATCAAAATCGGGCGTAGTGTACGTTATCGAAGATCATGTCTTGACGCATTTCTGGAAGAGCGTCGCTTAAACGCATTCTAA
- the mobF gene encoding MobF family relaxase, which produces MIRMIPNTSAASAKSYFSDALIKSDYYINDQELKGVFRGKFAERLNLKADVNKTAFFNLCENINPQTGNKLTQVTKEDRTVGYDINFHCPKSVSIIHALSKDDHILKAFSECVNKTMQVMEMDAMTRVRVGGADTDRMTGELIWAEFIHQTARPAGESLPDPHLHAHCFTFNATYDAMEDKIKAAQFREINRNMPYYQSLFHKLLSDKLMDLGYGIERTKNSFELEGVPKKAIELFSKRTNEIGQVAKEKGITNSKELAELGAKTRCKKQKGLTMTTLKEHWRKQISEHGIRHEPDKPDIRYGSPTAKDVITPDKCVTYSLNHSFERASVVPERKLLEAALKHGIGSRFSKAEDIVRGVKTAKQLIKITEAGVVKCTTKEVLSEEKRMVKLARRGLDAVTPMYKACPALDLKGQQADAVSFLLTSSNRVNIIRGGAGTGKTTLMQEAVKHIQKSGKQVFTVAPTSEASRGVLRSEGFSNAETVASLLQNKKEHHKLKYNVIWVDEAGLLGTKDMRELLELAEKQHARLILGGDTRQHASVVRGDALRILNTVAKIPVAEVSKIYRQKKYQYRTAVEHISKGDVESGFRQLDGIGFIKQMDEQSPYRELVKDYVQSLKAGKKALVISPTHKQGEIVTREIRNALRQEKMIGNKERQITKLANLNLTEAEKADWRNLQKGHVVQFNQKVTGTLTKASKWMVTGVAEQYISLKGNRGQTASLPLNKAKHYEVYEMQPLAIAKGDTIRITRNGYDERKTKLNNGQLMEVVNIDKNGKVELRNPVSKCKYSLSPTFGHVAHAHCLTSHASQGKTVDRVFIAQPATTFEATNDKQFYVSASRAKESVTFYTDDKEGLLNHVGRISERQSAIEIAIHSKQHGDAIQYLLRDEVNKKQIPKKQFVKQPVRRARFEDRDYEPRL; this is translated from the coding sequence ATGATACGGATGATTCCTAATACATCAGCAGCGTCCGCGAAATCGTATTTCTCGGACGCGCTGATTAAATCCGATTACTATATTAACGACCAGGAACTGAAAGGAGTATTCAGGGGAAAATTCGCAGAAAGGTTAAACCTGAAAGCGGACGTCAACAAAACTGCTTTCTTTAACCTATGTGAAAACATTAATCCTCAGACCGGAAATAAGCTCACCCAAGTAACAAAGGAAGATAGAACGGTTGGGTACGATATAAACTTCCATTGTCCTAAATCGGTATCCATTATCCATGCCCTTTCAAAAGACGACCATATACTCAAAGCATTCTCCGAGTGCGTCAACAAAACCATGCAGGTGATGGAAATGGATGCTATGACCAGAGTTAGAGTTGGTGGTGCAGATACAGACAGAATGACAGGCGAATTGATATGGGCAGAGTTTATTCATCAGACTGCAAGGCCTGCCGGAGAGAGCCTCCCCGACCCACATTTACATGCTCATTGTTTTACTTTCAACGCCACTTACGATGCAATGGAAGATAAAATCAAGGCAGCGCAATTCAGGGAAATAAACAGGAATATGCCTTATTACCAGTCCCTCTTTCACAAGCTGCTTTCAGATAAACTAATGGATTTAGGGTATGGTATAGAACGAACTAAAAACTCGTTTGAATTAGAAGGAGTGCCTAAAAAAGCGATTGAATTGTTCTCGAAAAGAACGAATGAAATCGGACAGGTCGCAAAAGAAAAGGGTATCACTAATTCTAAAGAACTGGCTGAATTGGGTGCAAAAACCCGATGCAAGAAGCAAAAAGGTCTGACGATGACAACCCTGAAAGAACATTGGCGTAAGCAAATATCGGAGCATGGCATTAGACATGAACCGGATAAGCCAGATATACGCTATGGATCACCAACCGCTAAAGATGTCATTACACCAGATAAATGTGTAACCTATAGCCTGAACCATAGTTTTGAGCGAGCCTCAGTTGTACCGGAACGAAAGCTGTTGGAAGCGGCTTTAAAGCATGGCATAGGCAGCCGTTTTTCTAAAGCTGAAGATATTGTTAGAGGAGTTAAAACGGCTAAGCAGCTTATAAAGATTACTGAAGCAGGTGTCGTTAAATGCACGACAAAAGAAGTGCTGTCAGAGGAAAAACGAATGGTCAAGCTTGCGCGGCGTGGATTGGATGCAGTAACCCCCATGTATAAGGCATGCCCTGCCCTTGATTTGAAGGGTCAACAAGCAGATGCAGTTTCCTTTCTCCTGACCAGCAGTAACAGGGTGAATATTATTCGTGGTGGTGCAGGAACCGGAAAGACTACTTTAATGCAGGAAGCGGTGAAGCATATCCAAAAATCGGGCAAGCAGGTGTTCACGGTTGCCCCTACCTCGGAAGCTTCAAGAGGCGTATTAAGGAGCGAAGGTTTTTCCAATGCGGAAACGGTTGCCTCGTTATTGCAAAATAAAAAAGAGCATCACAAGCTAAAATACAATGTCATTTGGGTAGATGAAGCAGGATTGCTAGGCACAAAAGATATGCGTGAATTGCTGGAGCTTGCCGAGAAGCAACATGCAAGACTGATACTTGGGGGCGATACACGGCAACATGCGAGTGTTGTGAGAGGGGATGCTTTACGCATCCTGAATACAGTAGCAAAGATTCCTGTTGCCGAGGTAAGTAAAATATATCGTCAAAAGAAATACCAATATCGGACGGCTGTAGAACATATTTCAAAAGGCGATGTTGAAAGTGGTTTTCGGCAACTTGACGGCATTGGCTTTATCAAGCAAATGGACGAACAATCCCCCTATCGGGAACTAGTCAAAGACTACGTGCAATCCCTTAAAGCTGGAAAGAAAGCACTTGTTATTTCCCCTACCCATAAACAGGGGGAGATAGTCACAAGAGAAATACGCAACGCTTTAAGACAAGAAAAAATGATTGGTAACAAGGAACGCCAGATAACAAAGCTGGCAAACCTCAACCTAACCGAGGCAGAGAAAGCAGACTGGCGCAATTTGCAGAAAGGGCATGTTGTTCAGTTTAATCAGAAAGTGACCGGAACACTGACCAAAGCCAGTAAATGGATGGTTACAGGAGTTGCTGAACAATACATTAGCCTGAAAGGTAATAGAGGACAGACCGCTTCATTACCATTGAATAAAGCCAAACATTACGAAGTTTATGAAATGCAGCCTTTAGCTATAGCAAAGGGTGACACAATAAGGATTACCCGGAATGGGTATGACGAACGCAAGACAAAGCTGAATAATGGGCAGCTTATGGAAGTGGTCAATATTGATAAGAACGGGAAAGTAGAACTGCGCAATCCGGTTAGTAAATGTAAATATTCATTGTCTCCTACCTTTGGTCATGTTGCCCATGCTCATTGTCTGACCTCTCACGCATCACAAGGCAAGACAGTTGACAGAGTGTTTATTGCACAGCCTGCAACGACCTTTGAAGCTACAAATGATAAGCAGTTCTATGTTTCTGCCTCCAGGGCTAAGGAAAGTGTTACATTTTATACAGACGACAAAGAGGGCCTTTTAAACCATGTTGGTAGGATAAGCGAAAGGCAATCTGCAATTGAAATAGCTATACATAGTAAACAACATGGTGATGCAATTCAGTATTTACTACGTGATGAAGTAAATAAAAAACAGATACCTAAAAAACAATTCGTTAAACAGCCTGTAAGAAGGGCAAGGTTTGAAGACAGGGATTATGAACCGAGACTTTAA